Below is a window of Paraburkholderia azotifigens DNA.
TTCCTTCAGCGCTTCGAGCAGCGTCAGATATTCCTTCACGGAGACGGGCAGCTTCGCGGCGCGCAGCGTGTAGAAAAAGTCGATCAGCATGCCGTTGTCTCCGGAATTCCGTGTGCGTCAGCCACTTTTCAGCGGTTATCAGCGGTTATTGCGGTTCATGAAAACCAGCCGCTCGAACAGGCTGACGTCCTGTTCGTTCTTCAGCAGCGCGCCGTGCAGCGGCGGCACGATCTGCTTCTGGTCCTTCGAGCGCAGCGCTTCGGGCGGAATGTCTTCCGCCAGCAGCAGCTTGAGCCAGTCGAGCAGTTCGGAGGTGGACGGCTTCTTCTTCAGGCCCGACACGTTGCGCAGCTCAAAGAAGCTTTCCATCGCGGCGCGCAGCAAATCCTGCTTGATGCCGGGGTAATGGACCTCGACGATCTGCGTCATCGTCGACGGATCGGGGAACTTGATGTAGTGGAAGAAGCAGCGGCGCAGGAACGCGTCGGGCAATTCCTTCTCGTTGTTCGACGTGATGATGACGAGCGGCCGGTGCTTCGCTTTCACGAGTTCGCGCGTTTCGTACACGTAGAACTCCATGCGGTCGAGCTCGCGAAGCAGGTCGTTCGGAAATTCGATGTCGGCCTTGTCGATTTCGTCGATCAGCAGCACCGACTGCTGCTCCGACTCGAACGCCTGCCACAGCACGCCCTTGACGATGTAGTTGCGAATGTCTTTCACGCGCTCGTCGCCAAGCTGCGAATCGCGCAGCCGCGACACGGCGTCATATTCGTACAGACCCTGCTGCGCCTTGGTGGTGGACTTGATGTGCCACTGCAGAAGCGGCATGTCGAGCGCCGCCGCGACTTCCTCCGCGAGCATCGTCTTGCCCGTGCCCGGCTCGCCCTTGATGAGCAGCGGCCGCTTGAGCGTCATGGCGGCATTGACTGCGAGCTTGAGGTCGTCGGTGGCGACGTATTGCGATGAGCCTTCGAAACGCATGACTGGACGCCCGTTCGGGAAAAATTCCAGTATAAGTCAGAAGCCCTGTTGTGCTCCGGCGGGCTCGCGTAAGGTGTCAGCCGCGTCGGACGGTGCGCGCGGCGCATGCAAGGGACGGATTTCCGCATGCGGCAATCTGCCGCGCCAGGCCGGGCACCGGCCGTGCCAGCCGCAGTCCGGCGCGCGTGCCGCGCCTTGTGGCGCGGCGCTTTGCCGGCAAAGGGCGCGGGCTCCCGTCCGGTGGACGCCCGGCGCGGCGTCGCGGTACAATTGGGCCGTTTTTTTTGGCCTGCGTGGCAACCCCGACAAGTACAACGGAGCAGGCCGTTGCCTTTTTTGGGCGCCCGTTCCCCCTCAAGCCAGGTTAAAAGAGCTATGAACAGATTCGTCGGCAAACATGTCGTGATTGCAGCGATGTCGGTGTTCGCGGGTTTTGCGGCAACTTCGGCGGCAACCGTGCAGGCAGCGGACATCGTGGGCAATGCCAAGGCGGGCCAGGGCAAGGTCGCGATGTGTATCGGCTGTCACGGTATTCCAGACTATCGGACGGCCTATCCCGAGGTGTACCGGGTGCCGATGCTGGGCGGCCAGAATCAGACCTACCTCGAAAACGCGCTGCACGCCTACAAGAAGGGCGACCGCCATTTCGACACGATGCACGCGATCACCTCGTCGCTGTCCGACCAGGACATCGCCGACATCGCCGCGTACTACTCGGTGCAGACATCCACTTCGAAGAACAATCCCGACAAGTGATCGACGCCGCATGACAACCGTCATGTGCCCGTCCACTTCGCGGCCGCAACCAGTTTGCATGGGACGGCGGTAAGCGCCAAGGCGCTGGCTCCCGTCGACAAGGAGAATCCATGAAGAAGCATCCCCACGCACTTCATACGGTGGTCAAGGCCGCATGCGCGGCGCTCGCGCTGGCCGGTTTTGTCGTCGCATCGAACGCGCACGCGGCGGATGCCGGCAACGGCAAGGTGCTCTCCGAGAGCCACAACTGCGCGGCTTGCCACGGCCCGGGTCTGAACAAGCCCGTAAGCCCCGAATATCCGAAGCTCGCCGGACAGCACGCCGACTACGTCTACTGGGCGCTGCGCCAGTACCAGATGGGCACGGGCAACCCGCACCTCGGCCGCAACAACGCGATCATGCAGGCGCAGGTGCAAAGCCTGTCGCAGAGCGACATGAAGGATCTGGCCGCGTATATCGAATCGCTGAACGGCGATCTGGTGCAGAAGAAGTAAGTCACGCCGACTGATGGCTCAAGACAAACACCCCGCAACTGCGGGGTGTTTGTTTTCGTGCGACGGATGATGCGCGTAGCGGACGTTCGGGCCGTTCAGTCGCGCGACGCGCGTCGCTCGATGCGCTGCAGATAGGCGTCCGTGTCGGGCGGCGTGTTCGTGCGCTGCGCTTCCCAGATCGTTTCGCCCAGACATTCCATGATGGCGTGCTGCGCGTCGTGCGTCGAGCCGAGCCGTGCGGCGAGCCGGTCGTGCGCGGCGCGGATGCCGGGCGGCTGATCGATCGACAATTGTTCGCTGATGGCGAGGTGCATCGACAGATGCAGGAACGGATTGGTCTGACCGCGTTCGGGCGAGTAGTCCTGCGCCGATGCGGCATCGGGGTCCGCGAGTTCCGCGTGATACTCGGGATGCTCGACGATCCAGTCGGCGGCGATCGCTTCGAGCGGCGTCAGGATTTCACCTGCGCGTTGCTTGCGCCAGGTGTCGGTGAAGAAACGGCGGACTTCGTCGCGGCTGGGATTGAACATCGATGGGCTTGGGGCAGTAAAGGCGAGTGGGGCGGTGCTCGTGGCGCGGCGGACGTCGATCAGGAAGACACGCACAGGAAGACACGAAAACCATAGCGGTCCATTTTACGCCGCGCCTCCCGAGCCCGCAGACGGATGGCGCTCGGGCCGCGAGTTCAGAGATCGGGCGGCGGCGTCTTCGGCCTGAACTCGCACAGCGGCTCGATCACGCAATGCCAGCATTCCGGCCGGCGCGCCTTGCACACGTAACGCCCGTGCAGGATCAGCCAGTGATGCGCGTCGTGCAGGAACTCCCTGGGCGTGAACTTCTCCAGCGCCACTTCGACGGCGCGCACATCCTTGCCGGGCGCGAGGCCCGTTCGGTTGGCAACCCGAAAGATGTGCGTATCGACGGCGATGGTCGGCTGGCCGAACGCGGTGTTCAATACGACGTTCGCCGTCTTGCGCCCGACGCCTGGCAGGCTTTCGAGCGCCTCGCGGTCGGCGGGCACCTCGCCCGCGTGCTGGTCGAGCAGGATCCGGCACGTCGCGATCACGTTCTTCGCTTTCGTGCGATACAGGCCGATCGTCTTGATGTAACCGGCGACGCCTTCCTCGCCGAGTTCGAACACCTTCTGCGGCGTGTTCGCGACGGGGAACATCCGGCGCATTGCCTTGTTCACGGAGACGTCCGTCGCTTGCGCCGACAACATCACGGCGATCAGCAACTCGAACGGCGTCGAGTATTCCAGTTCCGTCTTCGGATGCGGGTTCAGGCTTTGGAGCGTCTCGTAGATCGCACGTCGTTTGGTCGCGTTCATGCGCTGAAGTCAGAGCTTGTCGGGTTGACCGTTGTTCTGCGTGGGTGTCGATTCGGAATCGTCAGTCGCAATGCCTAGCCGGCGGCGGCGCGCTTCGACTTCGTCGATCTTGGCCTGGGTTTCTGCACTGATGTTTGTCGTGTTCTTCGGACCCAGGCCTTGCGCGGCGTTGTCCTCTTTCTTCTTGCGCGCGCGTTCGAGCGCGGCCTGAATGATCGCGCGCTTTTTCGCTTCGGCGTCGCTGACGGGCGCGGGAGCGGCTGTCGCCCGTTCTGTCGGCGACGAGGCGGCCGTTGACGTCGAAGAACTCGCTGGGCCGCCCGCAGCGGCCGCCGCCGCGCGCCGGGCAGCCGCGCGCGCTTCCGCCGCCTCGCGTTCCGCCGCGAGACGCGCGCGGCGCGCATCGTGGCGAGCACGCGCGGCGTCGGCCTGCTGCTGGTTCCATGCGTCCCAGCCCGTCTTGTCGCCCGTCACGGGGATCATCGCGATGCAGTCGACGGGGCAGGGCGGCACGCACAGGTCGCAGCCCGTGCAGAGCTCGGCGACCATCGTGTGCATCTGTTTCGGCGCGCCGACGATGGCGTCGACGGGACAGGCCTGCATGCACAGCGTGCAGCCGATGCACAGGTTTTCGTCGATGAAAGCGACGGGCCTCGGACGCTCGACGCCGTTGTCGGGATTGAGGGGGATCACGGGCTTGCCGAGCAGCTTCGCGAGGCGCGCGACGCCCTCGGCGCCGCCCGGCGGGCACTGGTTGTAGCTGGCCTCGCCTCGAGCGATGGCTTCGGCGTAAGCGCGGCAGTCGGGATAGCCGCACTTCGTGCATTGCGTCTGGGGCAGCAGATCTTCGATGAGATCCGCGAATGTTTTGGACTCTGTCACGGTCAGGGCGTGGGGGACATGCTGTTGCCGTTCATCGCCGCAGCGAATATCGGCGTTCAATGGATGCGGTTTCAACTGCGCCGGTGGCTTGCGCCAGGACGCGCTCGCAGACGGGGCGCAAACCGCGTCGGGACGCTCGACTGCCAGTCAGTTGGCAAAGCAGTTGCCAAAGCAGTTAACAGGGTGACCATCAAGGGTGGCCATCAGGGCAGCCAACAGGCCAACCATCAGGCCCGTTCGTGGTCGGTCAAAAGCTCGGTCAAATGCGCATTATCGCCGATTTCCCCAGTTGTTATTACCGAAGCATGTGCCATAATCGAAGCGCTTTTTTGTAAGACCGCAGGAAGGTGTTCCCACCAACCAGCCCGCGCAGCGCCGCCGTTGCAAGGCCATGCAATTGGACAGCGAGCGATCCGGATAACGCGGCTCACGAAGCACATGCCACCATGAATCAGCCGAAAATCAAAAGAGATCCTGAAGGCACCCGTCGCCGCATTCTGCTCGCGGCGGCCGAAGAGTTTGCGAATGGTGGGTTGTTCGGCGCACGCGTCGACCAGATTGCCCGCCGCGCGGAGACCAATGAACGCATGCTCTATTACTACTTCGGTAGCAAGGAGCAGCTTTTCACGGCGGTTCTCGAACATGCGTTCAGCGCGCTCACGGAAGCCGAGCGCACGCTCGACCTTGCGGGCGTCGCGCCTGTCGAGGCCGTCACGCGGCTGGCCCATTTCGTGTGGGACTACTATCGCGACCATCCCGAACTGCTGAGACTCGTGAACAACGAGAATCTGCACGAGGCGCGTTATATGCAGAAGTCGACGCGCATCCGGGAAATGATCTCGCCAATCGTTGCCACGCTCGGTTCGATACTGGAGCGCGGCCAGCGCGCAGGGCTGTTTCGCACGAACGTCGATCCGCTGCGCTTTTACGTGACGCTGTCGGGGATGGGCTACTACATCGTGTCGAACCGCTTTACGCTCGAAGCGACGCTCGGCCGCGATTTCAGCGCGGCCGCGGAGCGCAGTGAAGTGATCCAGATGAACACGGAAATCCTGCTCGCGTATCTGATGCGACGTTAAGCGGCGGCGAATCCGATGCAATGAAAAACGGCCTCGCAAGAGGCCGTTTTTTTGTATTCATCCGACTTCACTCGGATGGATACGACGGGTGGATGCAGGCGCAACATTCGCGGCGCCTGCGGCACGCGGCTTGCGCACATGCGCCGCCTTAAGCTTCGACGCGTTCTTCTGTCTTGCGCGTGGCCTTCGGCGTGTGCTCGAGAATGAAGTCGCGCAGCTGCGGGTAGATGATCGTGCGCCAACGTCGGCCCGAGAAAATACCGTAATGCCCGCACTTCTCCGCGGTGAAGTGGCGACGGTCTTTCTCCGGAATGCCCGTGCACAGTTCGTGCGCCGCGCGCGTCTGGCCGCTGCCGGAGATGTCGTCGAGTTCGCCTTCGATCGTGAACAGGGCAGTCTTTCTGATGTCCTGCGGGCGCACGGGTTCGCCCGCCACTTCCCACGTGCCTTCAGCGAGACTGAATTCCTGGAACACGACACGGATGGTTTGCAGATAGTACTCGGCGGCCATATCGAGCACCGCGTTGTATTCGTCGTAGAAACGGCGGTGCGCTTCCGCATCTTCTTCGTCGCCGCGCAGCAGGCTCTGATAGAAGTCCCAGTGCGACGCCGCGTGACGGTCCGGATTCATCGCGACGAAGCCCGTGTGCTGCAGGAAGCCCGGATACACCTTGCGGCCGAAACCCGGATAGTTCGAAGGCACGTTGTAGATCACGTTGTTTTCGAACCATTCGATGGAGTGCTGCGTCGCGAGCGAATTGACGGACGTCGGGCTCTTACGCGCGTCGATCGGGCCGCCCATCATCGTCATCGTGCGCGGCGTGTCTTCGCCGCGGCTCGCCATCAGCGAAATGGCGGCGAGCACGGGCACGGTCGGCTGGCAGACGGAAATCACGTGCAGATTCTTCGCGCCGATGTGGCGGATGAATTCCTGGACGTAAGCGATGTAATCGTCGAGATCGAACGCGCCGTCTTCGATCGGCACCATGCGCGCGTCGATCCAGTCCGTGATGTACACCTTGTGATCCTGCAGCAGCGTGCGCACGGTGTCGCGCAGCAGCGTGGAATGGTGGCCCGACAGCGGCGCGCACACCAGCACGATGGGTTCTTCTTTCAGTTGGGTAACAGCGTCGCTGTCATCCGAATAACGCTTGAAACGCAGCAGGCGGCAGAACGGCTTTTCGACGATCGTCTGCTCGACGATGGGAATGTTGCGCCCATCCTTGACGATCTGATGCAGGTTGAACTCGGGCTTCTCGTAGTCCTTGCCGAGACGGTAGAGCAGTTCGTAGCCGGCAGACAGACGGGTGGCGCCCGGTACATAGGCGAACGGACTGGCCGGATTCGCAAACGATTTCGAGGCAGCCTGGGCCCAGGCGGTGAGCGGGCTCAAAAGCGCCCGCTGGAATTCGTGGAATTGATAGAGCATGGGTGCTCCAGCGTTAGCGGTTCGCGCAGGGCAGCGTTTTTGATGCGCGGCGACGAGCTGGCCGTTTTCTGGTTACGTGTGGATGGTTGGTGACGATTATCGGCCGTCTGGTTCGGTTGATGATATAGAAGGCATACGATTTGTGCAATGCAACAACAGTGCGTTGCCGCACGTGTCAGAAGTCATATTCACGTCATCGTCAATTCGCCCGTTTTCTTTAGACGACGGGCAACGGTTGACTTACAGCATCTGACATGCCAGCTGGCGGCTGGCCCGCTTCGCCGTTGTGAGGCGGCTGGCCTGCCGCGCGCGCCATTTCCTGCTCGTGTTTCATCAGATTCAGCCCCGTGTGAACGAGGGCCACATGGGAAAACCCCTGTGGGAAATTCCCGACAAACCGGCCGTCGGCAGGATCGTATTCCTCGGCGAGCAGGCCGACGTCGTTGGCGAGCGACAGCAACCGCTCGTACATCTCGCGCGCCTCCTCGACGCGGCCCTGCAGCGCGAGGTTGTCGACCATCCAGAAGCTGCACGCGAGAAACGTCCCTTCGCCGGGCGGCAGGCCGTCGTCGAATTCCGACGTGTGATAGCGCAGCACGAAGCCGTCATGCATCAGATGTTTTTCGATTGCATTCACGGTGCCGACCACGCGCGGATCCGACGGCGGCAGAAAGCCGAGCAGCGGCATCAGCAGCACGCTCGCGTCGAGTTCGTCGCCGCCGTACGACTGCGTGAAGGCGTTGA
It encodes the following:
- a CDS encoding AAA family ATPase, with the translated sequence MRFEGSSQYVATDDLKLAVNAAMTLKRPLLIKGEPGTGKTMLAEEVAAALDMPLLQWHIKSTTKAQQGLYEYDAVSRLRDSQLGDERVKDIRNYIVKGVLWQAFESEQQSVLLIDEIDKADIEFPNDLLRELDRMEFYVYETRELVKAKHRPLVIITSNNEKELPDAFLRRCFFHYIKFPDPSTMTQIVEVHYPGIKQDLLRAAMESFFELRNVSGLKKKPSTSELLDWLKLLLAEDIPPEALRSKDQKQIVPPLHGALLKNEQDVSLFERLVFMNRNNR
- a CDS encoding c-type cytochrome, with the translated sequence MNRFVGKHVVIAAMSVFAGFAATSAATVQAADIVGNAKAGQGKVAMCIGCHGIPDYRTAYPEVYRVPMLGGQNQTYLENALHAYKKGDRHFDTMHAITSSLSDQDIADIAAYYSVQTSTSKNNPDK
- a CDS encoding c-type cytochrome — translated: MKKHPHALHTVVKAACAALALAGFVVASNAHAADAGNGKVLSESHNCAACHGPGLNKPVSPEYPKLAGQHADYVYWALRQYQMGTGNPHLGRNNAIMQAQVQSLSQSDMKDLAAYIESLNGDLVQKK
- a CDS encoding DUF1841 family protein, whose protein sequence is MFNPSRDEVRRFFTDTWRKQRAGEILTPLEAIAADWIVEHPEYHAELADPDAASAQDYSPERGQTNPFLHLSMHLAISEQLSIDQPPGIRAAHDRLAARLGSTHDAQHAIMECLGETIWEAQRTNTPPDTDAYLQRIERRASRD
- the nth gene encoding endonuclease III, yielding MNATKRRAIYETLQSLNPHPKTELEYSTPFELLIAVMLSAQATDVSVNKAMRRMFPVANTPQKVFELGEEGVAGYIKTIGLYRTKAKNVIATCRILLDQHAGEVPADREALESLPGVGRKTANVVLNTAFGQPTIAVDTHIFRVANRTGLAPGKDVRAVEVALEKFTPREFLHDAHHWLILHGRYVCKARRPECWHCVIEPLCEFRPKTPPPDL
- the rsxB gene encoding electron transport complex subunit RsxB, whose amino-acid sequence is MTESKTFADLIEDLLPQTQCTKCGYPDCRAYAEAIARGEASYNQCPPGGAEGVARLAKLLGKPVIPLNPDNGVERPRPVAFIDENLCIGCTLCMQACPVDAIVGAPKQMHTMVAELCTGCDLCVPPCPVDCIAMIPVTGDKTGWDAWNQQQADAARARHDARRARLAAEREAAEARAAARRAAAAAAGGPASSSTSTAASSPTERATAAPAPVSDAEAKKRAIIQAALERARKKKEDNAAQGLGPKNTTNISAETQAKIDEVEARRRRLGIATDDSESTPTQNNGQPDKL
- a CDS encoding TetR family transcriptional regulator is translated as MNQPKIKRDPEGTRRRILLAAAEEFANGGLFGARVDQIARRAETNERMLYYYFGSKEQLFTAVLEHAFSALTEAERTLDLAGVAPVEAVTRLAHFVWDYYRDHPELLRLVNNENLHEARYMQKSTRIREMISPIVATLGSILERGQRAGLFRTNVDPLRFYVTLSGMGYYIVSNRFTLEATLGRDFSAAAERSEVIQMNTEILLAYLMRR
- a CDS encoding polyhydroxyalkanoate depolymerase, encoding MLYQFHEFQRALLSPLTAWAQAASKSFANPASPFAYVPGATRLSAGYELLYRLGKDYEKPEFNLHQIVKDGRNIPIVEQTIVEKPFCRLLRFKRYSDDSDAVTQLKEEPIVLVCAPLSGHHSTLLRDTVRTLLQDHKVYITDWIDARMVPIEDGAFDLDDYIAYVQEFIRHIGAKNLHVISVCQPTVPVLAAISLMASRGEDTPRTMTMMGGPIDARKSPTSVNSLATQHSIEWFENNVIYNVPSNYPGFGRKVYPGFLQHTGFVAMNPDRHAASHWDFYQSLLRGDEEDAEAHRRFYDEYNAVLDMAAEYYLQTIRVVFQEFSLAEGTWEVAGEPVRPQDIRKTALFTIEGELDDISGSGQTRAAHELCTGIPEKDRRHFTAEKCGHYGIFSGRRWRTIIYPQLRDFILEHTPKATRKTEERVEA